A region of the Dermatophagoides farinae isolate YC_2012a chromosome 7, ASM2471394v1, whole genome shotgun sequence genome:
AAAAGTTCTGCACctaaaaatttgaatccaGCCAAATCATTACGTAACAATGTCCATGTTTCACGTActaattgaatttctttttcagaTAAATCTGGTTGATCATCGaataatgaatcattcgATCCTTGCAATATATTCGGTACAGTTAGATTTGTTGAGAATCGtcgtttaaatttttgaaacatttttcacaatttaaaaaaaaatatcacagTTATGTGGCCATaaagattttgaaaattaaacatgtaaaaaatacaacaacaaacaacagatgatgatgatgatgataaaaagtGTGTAAAACCTGCAGCAgagaaataaatgatttcaCTATATCGTACACAGAACcgaaaatattattttttttcaattcattcgaaaaaatttctattctCCCGattttgtgatgatgatgatgatgattcgtcgacattgtttttgtcgttgttgtggTTAATTATGGCTATATATGCTGCTTAAAgcattcgtttgtttgtatgcTCCCAATTATACgttgtgatgattgtgatcTGGATATGTAGCTGTGTGTATGAAAATTCTTAACCGAATTGTATGATGACAACCACCAAACCAGAATGAATGAcgcaatcaaattgaaaaagtgaatatttttttttcttttaatttaattataatGTCGGGCAACAATTAATTATCCAAATTgattatggtttttttttctctatgtcaaaatttataatgaaaacaaaaacaaaaaaaatgaaaacgatcAAAATATGGTGGATGAAatatcacaatcatcatcgatatatagaattaatatttgaatgtttttcagCATCAAGTATTAGATtctcaaaatcaatcatcgatataAGTAAATGACGAACATGAtcagaaaattcttttccatctaattgatccattttttctttaatattgattaacattttttctattcgtaAACTTTGATCAGAAATTTTATCCACATATTCACGATATCCATGTGAATTTAGATAgccaacatcattattacttcgatcaattaattgttgtatgaataatgttaatgtaggcattgattgatcatcaccTTGATCATAtaacatcaatatcatttcaaaatgattaatcATTATCTCTAAATCATTACTTGTgtattcaattaatttggCCATAAATGGATTCTTGATACATGGCAGAAAAGATTCAGCACGTTTAATCATTAATTCTAAATAATCTAAATCCTGTACAACTATATGttgatatttattcatttttacatCATCTTTATgtttaaataatttattatgagctgttgttgataaattcTGGCCACGTTCGATTAAttcttttaaattttgactttttacatcaccattatttgtTGGTTTTGTATCAATTCTGGATGGTGGTTGGCCAACTATATAATAACGAAATAAAAGGATAAAATGATTCGGATTcagatttgaatttcaaaaaaaataaaataaaatttaccGAAATCATGAACAGcgtataaaaataatgaatatccCATTGGGATAATGGTGATCAAATATATGATTAAGAAAATCTGTATCACTTTGAATACAAACATTATTGGatccaaaaataattttgatctGTTGTTGTCcggtgtgtgtttgtttgtttgtttttttttttgataaatgaaaaaatgagcatctatttttcattggaaaaaaaattgaacttgAAAAATTAgcgaaacaaatgaaaaactttattgaaatttcattatagAGAAATATTCACAGAATACGTAAGAAGTAAGTGATGATTTTAGGAAATGTTTCGTAAACTTAATCTTTGGCTCAACAaaccacaacaaaaaaaatgttgaattgtGCAAAAATGTTGACATTTAACTTCCTTTTGGCAAAGAAATTGGCCAGGAAAAACCAGCAAACTGGCAAGATCCaacagggaaaaaaaacgtggcCATGAGTCATGAACTTATTTTAATGGCTTATTTCTTCGAAATCACAACAATTCCCTGACATAGATAACTGAAAACCAAATTGATTCACATTTGCAAGATGCTAATCAGTTAtcagaattgaaaatgaatcgcTTATTTGGATCGATAgcaaccatttttttttcgcttgaGAAGCTGAGACCATTTGGCCATCAACAGGTATAAAAGAGCTGGACATTTGGACAATAAAACACACACTGGTTTTTCAACACAGATCACGACGGTCTCTATAGAAGTTTCTCAGATGACTactgtttcatcatcattttccgTTCATTTGTGTTTCCATATATacttttttatatttttatctACTGTAAATCGCTTACTACTGTTTTGTTGGTTATATTAAATAAAATCTCTTCATTTTATTAACGTAAAgaatctgtgtgtgtgtgtgtgttttattgTTGCCGAAACAATATACAGAATATTTTCTGTGCGCATGCGTTTGCAACGCGATATATTCCATATATGAATGGTACaaagtttaaattttttcttttcagcCAATCAGAAcgacgagaaaaaaatttcaacggTTTTTTGAGCTCTACATACCACAAATTCGTATAGTAGTTATATTAATTCACATGTGCTTCTCTTTCAGCTCAAACGAAAATAGTcgttatttattttctggtgttttatcatcatcatcatcacttaattttcaataaaaaaattttcattgttcaaaaaaatggcTTGTACATTTAATACAACATCGATGATGGAATCACAACAAGATTCTACTTATGATTCTTCATCTGAAAAtattatccaaaaaaatctTACATTTAATAAATGTGATTCATCgaattcaattgttcatGATGAAACGTTTGATGAAAGTATTTGTAATGAACAAATAATTAAAACATTTCTTCGAATTCGATCCGATGTCGAAATTGATTCAAGATATAAAATAATTGACAATAATCTATCGATCGAtaagaatttgaaaacaacCGATGAATATcgttttgataaaattttctatcAAGAATATAGCCAATATGATGTATTCAAAGTTTGTACCCTTCCATTGCTTAAGGAATTCattgttggaaaaaattccttAATATTCACTTTTGGTGTTACTTCATCCGGCAAAACATTCACAATGAAAGGCAATGTTAAAAATCCTGGCATCATTCCTTATTCATTAGTCatattgtttcaaatgtttgctgaagcaatggaaataaaattacCAACATATAAgccaatttgtttttccgATCGTAAACGTTTAacgaaaaatgatcaaaattatgAAGATGAAATACGTAAATATATTGTTCATGATTCGATGGgtaaaaatgatggaaaa
Encoded here:
- the LOC124497098 gene encoding uncharacterized protein LOC124497098 isoform X2: MFVFKVIQIFLIIYLITIIPMGYSLFLYAVHDFVGQPPSRIDTKPTNNGDVKSQNLKELIERGQNLSTTAHNKLFKHKDDVKMNKYQHIVVQDLDYLELMIKRAESFLPCIKNPFMAKLIEYTSDDQSMPTLTLFIQQLIDRSNNDVGYLNSHGYREYVDKISDQSLRIEKMLINIKEKMDQLDGKEFSDHVRHLLISMIDFENLILDAEKHSNINSIYR
- the LOC124497098 gene encoding uncharacterized protein LOC124497098 isoform X1, with translation MFVFKVIQIFLIIYLITIIPMGYSLFLYAVHDFVGQPPSRIDTKPTNNGDVKSQNLKELIERGQNLSTTAHNKLFKHKDDVKMNKYQHIVVQDLDYLELMIKRAESFLPCIKNPFMAKLIEYTSNDLEIMINHFEMILMLYDQGDDQSMPTLTLFIQQLIDRSNNDVGYLNSHGYREYVDKISDQSLRIEKMLINIKEKMDQLDGKEFSDHVRHLLISMIDFENLILDAEKHSNINSIYR